The nucleotide window CGTCGTCCTCCGGAATACGAGAAGATCCGCGCGCGATAGCCACGAGGCCGCAACTGACCGCTCGCAAAAACATTCGTACGAGTAGTTAAGCGCCAAGCCGCGAGCATATGGCAGCTGCGATAGTGTATAGCCGCGGAGAGGGGGAACGCGCGCGTGAGCctcggcgagagagaggcCCTGGCCACATAGACGCGTATACGTGCGTATGCATGCGTACGCGTGCGCAGAAGTAACTAAGAAAATGTGGTGTTTTTTCATGGAGGCAACTGTAAAAAATAACCATGTTTCTGGTAGTGTATGAACGAACGCACCAAGGTGGCTATAGCGAGTTTTGAAGCAGTTTCATCTTCTGCTCTCTTTCTAACCTAACTAACGTGAATGTATACAACTCCTACGTAGTTAAATAGATACAGCGttgtttatatttacaaattggCCTTGGAATAATTATTGAAGtaagtgaaaattattataGTATAAGCATATTAATTGATTTAACATGGGatctaatttttaataattacattGTATTCAAgaaatgaataatgaaaattatgtGGAAATCGGAGTACTACTAGTTGAGTTAAGTCAGCAGCTGATTGTATTAAAGCAATACCTTTCTCGAAGAAGAAAGAAGTTCAAGAGATGGTGGAGCAAACCACTGATCCGACAAAACTATCTGACAGGATATGGTGGTTACGCAATGACATTCCAGTATTTTCAACTTCATGATGAGGAgcagtttataaatttcaccAGGATGAATGTACAGACATACATGTATGTGTATGATCTTGTTAGAGAAAGATTGGTCAAAAGAAGTATAAGACCAGCTTTGCCACCTGAGCTGAGATTTTCTTTAACTTTAAAGTAggtaaacaaaataatttctccAATAAATTTTTCCTTAtgtgattatttttaacataaaaatataaaatatgtttcTTTTAGCTATTTGGCGCATGGTGATTCAATTCGAAAGCACGAATGGTTTTATAATATTGGATTGTCTACTGTCAAACAAGTGATACCAGAAGTATGCACTGTTTTATGCGAAGTACTCATGCCACTATTCCTCCAATATCCTTCACGTCAACAATTTCAAGTCATAGCAAATGAATTGATGGAAGATTTGTATTTCCCAAATTGCATAGGAGTTCTTGACGGAAAACACTGTAAGATCAACAAGCCTCCAGGTAGCGGTAGCTTATTTTTCAACTTCGAAAATTTCTATAGTATTGTTCTGATGGCAGTTTGtgattcaaaaaaaaaacgctttatCTGGGCAAATATTGGAGATTATGGTGAGACGTGTATTAacattaatatatatttataagacttatattattattttgtattctaATTGAAACATATATTGAAATACGTTTACAGGATCTTGCAACGATGCAAGCATATTTGCTGAGAATGATTTTGGACATGCTTTATTAAACAATGAGATCGAGCTACCGCCTTCACAACCATTGCCAAACACACAAATCCAAAGTCCATATGTATTGATCGGAGATGGAGGTTTTCCATTAAAATCGAATTTAATGAAGCCTTTCATAAGAAATGGTAACATGACTATACCGCATAGAGTTTTTAATTACAGACTGAGTCATGCACGTAGGATTATTGAAAGTGCGTTTGGAGAATTGACTGAAAGGTGGTTAGTAAATGaatcaaatttaaaatggaAGCTAACAACATCAGAAAGGATAATTATGAGTTCACTGTGTCTTCATAATGTTATAAAAGACTTTCAGTATAACGAGGTAGGAAACAGATGGAACAATAATCATAGAATCATACCCATTCTTCAACACGAGGATATTAACAGAGATCAACCCCTTGGAGCACATAGAATACGTGAGCAGTTCtgtgaatattttattactcCTGCTGGGTCTGTTCCATGGCAGTgggcaagaatttaaaaaGTGTACTGTATTCCACTTATGGAGGTGTCAAACTAGaggtatataattttttttcttattgctGTTTGAAATGCCACCAAATGAAATACTGTTCCTAAtcaaataaatcaatttttaggATGGTATTGTGTTTCATGGATTACTTAACAGACGTAATTCTATATGGGCAACTGTGCTAAAAATACAACCAAAAAACTAGGAATAACTCGTAAGCAACAAGATGAACTCACCACTAATAGTTACAAACGAAGAACAGAATGCGTTTGAGGATGAACTAGTGCCTGTTCATGTACTACAAAAGAAGGGTAAACCAGATATAGTTTTCAGAGCAGCTGAAGAATACAAGAGGGTTAATAACAtcgaaaaattcagaaaattatCAATGGTTTTCCACGTATGATAGCATATACATTTCAGATAATATATTCAGATTTAAATAAGACTGAACGTACAAGAATCATTTTTAACACCTTAGACAGAAACtgtattgtaataaaaaaagttttcaagTGATGTAAATAACATTTTATACACattttttatctattttttaatgtaaGATATGGATAAAGTaggaatttaaaaattttcaaaaatatgtaACTTTCCAATTATTGcaattctaaaataaaatgGTAAACATTATAatgtttttgtattaaaatgaaatatgtctctttttatagtttttattgataaaatacatagtttgtaaaatacatttttctatcGTTGAAGCCTTTTTTCTGATCTGATATTAAGTGCATAgaagtattttttataatttgatataaaGTGATTGTAATACAAATAACctttttctattttgtaaTTGGAATATGAAAAACtgatttaataaaatcatttacAGCATTAATTATAATATGGAAACGAATTGTTCTCAATGGTACGCTCGTTGATTCCATTAATgctgaataaataatattaacaGCTTCTTTGATCAAAtcacttttaattttcaagtttaatttttcattgtgTAAGCGGACAGAAGAAAGCTGAAATTCATGTCTATGAACTGTATCGATACAAGATTGAACTAGATTGTGGTTTACTGATGTTTCAATGCTGACATTCATtgctaaattaattttttgtaatttattttcagaCAGAAATTGTTTATCAGCTTGCCTATCAATATCTTTCTTTTTAACGATTGGCTCTTGAAATAGAAATTGGGTTTGCGTTGGTTGTTCTTGAGAAGTAGACGGTATCTCGTTTTCATTCGCATGTGATACCAAATTCATGATCACTACTTCTTCATAACCATCAAGAATTTCTAATTCTGCAGTTTCTTCTGTACTTTCTGTATTTTTGTAAGTAGCTGCTTGTTCGTGCACCTCTTCATATATTTCATCGACTTCTGGAGCAGCAAGATCCTGAGATTGATGGCTGTTGTCATGAAATATGTGACCTAAATCTGGATAATCTTGCAAATCAAAATCATCACTATTATCATCAATATTATCTGCCTCTTTGACCTCTTCAAACTGTTCTCGTGGCTCTTCAAATGTGTGCCCTGTTAGAAGATCATACACACTTTGTTGGATTTCCTTTTTATTAAGGGACTTGAAAACAGGTGCATTTTTGTGCGATATGTAATCctctaaaaaaatcagatataCGTAAAAGTCTTCATGAGCAGCTGAGATCTTTTGTCGTCGAAATTTCTTTAAGTTTATGTCCACAAATTTCCTACGCATGTTGTGCCACTTAGTTTTCACATCGTCAACTACAAAGAAcagaattttatttattcagttaaaaatttaaaatattcacaagcaaatataattgttaatagATTACTATTACCTTCAATGTCAACATTTTCTTTGCCTTTAATTTCTCTTTTCACTATTTCACAAAAATTGATAATGCTCTCTTGGTCTCCGTGTTTAGTATGTCTCGCATCGAACATAAAGTCGTAATAATGACTACTCAATAAATGTTTCACGatcattttttgtatattgTCCATTTTTGATTAATGCTTGTTAAAATAACAATTGAGTTTGGTACTTCACCACCTTGCGTTTCGTATATGAATCGTCTAAATTAATCAGAAGCGAGAGCGGGCAACACAGGCGACTGAAGACGTTTGCCATTGCAAAGCCAGACAAGTTCACATTTTCCTGGAACCTCTTCACGTTCGAAAACCGCAAGAGCTGTGGTAACTTGGATTATCTATATTTCAATTGTTTGATCTGTAAGTAATGTTGTTATTAATAAGTATTATTCATATGCGTAAAATATTACTAAATTGTCTAATAGATTCGTGGAAACTATTAATTACTATAAATTACTATATCCTTATAACTTATcgtttattatgattataatACAGGTTATGTTGAAGATTTCAaatgatgatttttttcttttcaataactaaatgactaaataaaaaatggccAATTTAGAAGAATTCCAAAAACCAATTGTTCATGAtcttattataaattattacatgAATAATCCTGATCTCTATGATAAGATGGATGAACGCTATATTTATACAAtagataaaatagaaaaaatcaaGGTACCCACAAATTATTTGAAGGAATTGGACATCAACATATCAGGttacaacaaatttttcagatatttttgtattttgatATTGTAGACTGCGTATTTTATCTATTAATTACTTAATATTCCCTTCATCAGTATCTGAGGCCATTAAATTCTGGCAAACGCTAGTGCAGCAATTCAAAAAATGCTTgaacaatgaaaaaaattcaggAACAGGGTCAGCTGCCGTCCAACATGATTTCCCATACTATCAACATTTATTGTTCCTAAAACCTGCTTTGGCTCATCGTGAAAGATTGTCGACTGGCATCATTGCTCCTACAAATAAACAGGCATCACGTAagttattacaaaataatttactcAATCAATATTAGAGTAAGTAGTAAAATTTGTACCTTTTCAGGAAACTTAATGTCCAAGGAGATACCGCAGGCTGCAGCAAAGCCATCGTCCACTGCCACTTCTGTATCGCCAAGCTATTCATCTGCTGCTggaaaacaaattaatttgaCGTTTGATGGTTCTCCAGCTCCAAGATCACAAAATTTGCCAGTTTATGATGTGGGATTACGTaagtttaaagaaaaaatattcatttaatcAGTATTAGAGTAAGTTGTATAAGTTTTACCTTTTCAGGAACCTTGATGTATAAGGGGATGCCAGAGGTTGCTGCCACTGCCACCTTTCCATCGACTAGCTGCTCATCTGCTACCAGGAGAAATCTGAGTTTCAAGTTGTTTCCTCCAGCTTCACAGTCACCAAGGGTACCAGTTCTCGATGAACCTGCAAAAAAGAAACTTAAGATTATGGCAGAAGATGATCAACAAATACGGGAGATGCAAAGCCAAATGCTTCGAACTCTACAGCATGTCCAACAAAAAATGGACAATCCAGAAATAGCTCAAGTATCAGATCAATCTGATCAATCAACAATTGATTTCAGACATTATTTGAATTCTGCGTTCAATCAAATTCCAGTAGGTTATGAAGAACAATGTCTGGAATACGTTCTAACAAAACTGGAACAGTTCGACCAGCAACAAGATGCGCTCAAAGGTAATTGATCAGAATAAATAAGTGatgcaatttttattatttatcgtaACTaacgaaaatcgttcgcgtgttacataaaaatatttttgcagattaattaatattatctcTTGGAAGAAAAAATCAGCTATAAATGGTGCTACTAAtcatttcatattttatttcttttttaattatgcaTGCAAAGTTTATGATATCAGctaatttatgttttttttacagttttgtaaaatgagaaataaaTCTAGTAAACATAGTACTCACTGTTTCTTTCATTTCAAAcgtatttttctgttttttttttttaatgcaatcGATGTTTATGATGGCTGTGAACTATCCTAtgcaatataataaattaacattgtAATTCCATCGAAATGGCGAGCGGCTCCGATTTTCACCAACTCGACTCCAAAATAATTGCGTCTGGAGCAATATAAAATGGCGGAGTTTCTTTCTCACTGTATATTGTACATAAAGTAGgaggtatacctatagctACTATAAGTAAATGGAAGCTACATCAGTTGAGCAGAGCAGATGGCATGGCACGAATGCCAGAGAgacagggggggggggggaggataGAGAGATTGAAATCAATAGGTAGAGTCTGTGTGTGTGAACGTATATGTATAGGCATATCACTTTATCTAAGTTTTTATTCATTTCATATTTAAATCTTTAAAAGCAGATATTACAAACTGTTACTTTTTATACAAGATTTTGTATACAAATTGGcattgataaatatataaaaagaaatatttcaacaaatttttaattataaaatttttttcaagtgattttttacattattttacaa belongs to Nasonia vitripennis strain AsymCx chromosome 2 unlocalized genomic scaffold, Nvit_psr_1.1 chr2_random0007, whole genome shotgun sequence and includes:
- the LOC116416483 gene encoding putative nuclease HARBI1 yields the protein MNNENYVEIGVLLVELSQQLIVLKQYLSRRRKKFKRWWSKPLIRQNYLTGYGGYAMTFQYFQLHDEEQFINFTRMNVQTYMYVYDLVRERLVKRSIRPALPPELRFSLTLNYLAHGDSIRKHEWFYNIGLSTVKQVIPEVCTVLCEVLMPLFLQYPSRQQFQVIANELMEDLYFPNCIGVLDGKHCKINKPPGSGSLFFNFENFYSIVLMAVCDSKKKRFIWANIGDYGSCNDASIFAENDFGHALLNNEIELPPSQPLPNTQIQSPYVLIGDGGFPLKSNLMKPFIRNGNMTIPHRVFNYRLSHARRIIESAFGELTERWLVNESNLKWKLTTSERIIMSSLCLHNVIKDFQYNEVGNRWNNNHRIIPILQHEDINRDQPLGAHRIREQFCEYFITPAGSVPWQWARI
- the LOC103315784 gene encoding uncharacterized protein LOC103315784, with the protein product MDNIQKMIVKHLLSSHYYDFMFDARHTKHGDQESIINFCEIVKREIKGKENVDIEVDDVKTKWHNMRRKFVDINLKKFRRQKISAAHEDFYVYLIFLEDYISHKNAPVFKSLNKKEIQQSVYDLLTGHTFEEPREQFEEVKEADNIDDNSDDFDLQDYPDLGHIFHDNSHQSQDLAAPEVDEIYEEVHEQAATYKNTESTEETAELEILDGYEEVVIMNLVSHANENEIPSTSQEQPTQTQFLFQEPIVKKKDIDRQADKQFLSENKLQKINLAMNVSIETSVNHNLVQSCIDTVHRHEFQLSSVRLHNEKLNLKIKSDLIKEAVNIIYSALMESTSVPLRTIRFHIIINAVNDFIKSVFHIPITK